The genomic window GGTGGCACGTCTATAGAATGGACGTCAGCAATTGATGGCAGAAGGTGTTGGTCCAACTCTTCCAGATCACTATCTCCAATAATCGATGAAGATACCGAATCCATATCATCATCTAAGAAAGTGAGAAAATAGGGCAGCAAAAATGTGAACAAAATAGAAGATAACTAGCAAATGAACAAGATGACACAGCATATATAAACTATCTACTACTGTTTGCAAATCTCAGTTAGAATCTGGAGTGGCTTATAGAAGGTTGCATGATATTGAGCTGAAGAAAATCAATAATCTGTAGTGTTGATAACTCAACCCTATCTAACTTGCTAGCTAGACATTATCATTACCTCTTTTTTACTAGGTATATTATGAGTCATGCATGACATAACCATCAAGCAAATCAGATTAATGTTCCATGAAGACAAAAGTATTCTAGGTCAAATGGAGAGAGAAAAAGTTTGATCTCCTGGTGGTTATTTTGAATATGACCAAAAGGCTACCAGATTACTTACTAGTAAAATACTCAGGATGGTCAATCACTCATTACACCAAGGAATACCAGTCAAATGGAGGTTCCATATATTGATCAGTTGATGTATATAGGACAGTTAAAAATGTAAAGTTTAACAACAAGGTCTAGGCATTTAGGTAGCAGTTCATTAAAAAAACTCAGGTCAACTGCACAAATCCGTATAAGAACTTTCGGGCACAAACTCACCAGAAAATGCAGGATGAGCAGGGACGTGTCTTACTGTGGAAACTTGGATGCCTTCTGGTAGAAGATAGTTGAAAAATGAACCTAAATATATGGGGAAAAACAATCAGATACCTAAAAAGTCTGAAGCACATCAGGACGAAGACATATTAAGCTGGTGATACCAACCCACTCTTGCTAGCCGATTCACCCACCCAGGAATTGATTTCCTGGTCAAGTTCTTACAGACATCATCTGTAAAATGGTTGCAATTCTTTGAAATCAAATGATACGTGTTCCCATTGTACTTTCCTGCAAGATTTTCAATGAAAGAGCGGAACTCTGCTCTAGACAAGTCAGTTGTGCCCATCCACACAGATCTTCTGTAGATGAAACCAGGACAGCTTTTCGGTTCCACCTCAAATACCCCACTTGTTGGAAACTCGTGTGCTCCAAATCCGTACTCCATTCCATGAACTGTTTATTTGAGTAAACCATACACCAGTGTTT from Miscanthus floridulus cultivar M001 chromosome 11, ASM1932011v1, whole genome shotgun sequence includes these protein-coding regions:
- the LOC136491210 gene encoding deSI-like protein At4g17486, with the protein product MESQNGSGGGAPVVLNVYDLTPMNNYLYWFGLGIFHSGIEVHGMEYGFGAHEFPTSGVFEVEPKSCPGFIYRRSVWMGTTDLSRAEFRSFIENLAGKYNGNTYHLISKNCNHFTDDVCKNLTRKSIPGWVNRLARVGSFFNYLLPEGIQVSTVRHVPAHPAFSDDDMDSVSSSIIGDSDLEELDQHLLPSIADVHSIDVPPKLAKDLL